ATCGTGAAATGTAATGTTCATTTAGCTAATATGGACGATTTCGAAGCCTTTAATTCCGTTTATCGAACCTATTTTCCAAATATTAAGCCTGCGCGAACGACCGTACAATCTGTTCTTATGCAGGGAATAAAAGTAGAAATTGATTGTGTTGCAAAAAAGTAAATATTATGACCTTAACATCATCTATTAATAGACGTCAGTTTTTAGCGAGTAGTGGATTGGCAGTTGGAGCCTTCCTTGGCTTAGGAATGATACCTTATCAGTTTCAACAAATAGAGCCTGATACTGAGGGGCCTTTGGCATTAGTTCCAACGCATTTTCCAAGTTTACTACATGCTTTTGTGTGGCGAAATTGGAATTTAGTACCCACTGAACGCATGGCAAAGACCATTGGCGCCACCGCTTCGCAGATAAGAGGACTTGCACGGGAAATGTTGCTGCCGAAGGAGCAATCGGTTAGCGATTCGCAGTGGGAGCGCAGTTATCTAACTGTTATTCGAAGAAATTGGCATTTATTGCCGAAGTCTCAACTTTTGATCTTAATGGATTGGACAAATGAGCATTTGGAGTTTACGCTTATAGAAGATGATTTTTTCTACGTAAAACTAGGGAATCTAAAGCCTAAATGTAAAACTTTAAATTATTCCGAAGCTATGAAGAGCTTGGATAAGGCAGAATTGGCGAAGTTTAAGAAGCGCTTGCAATCCGTGTTTCCCAAAGGATTACCAAAGCAAGAGGAACCTTTCTTCCATTTTGTCGAAGAGCTATCGGCGGCAAGTCCGACGAAAGTCGAAGAGGGAGATTCCATGTTTAGCCCAAGATTAGCTTACCCATATTTCGCATTATTTGGTGATCCTCTATTATCGGAGAGTACTGATTCTTATCCAGACGCATATTTAGAAAAAATGCACGCTAAAGGTGTCGACAGTATATGGATGCATATTGTGTTAAGCAAAATATCGCCCTTCCCTTGGGATATGAAACAAAGTAAGAACTGGGAAAAACGATTGGCTAATATGGTAAAATTGGTAGATCGCGCCGGTCAGAAGGGTATAAAAATCTTTTTGTATCTGAACGAGCCTCGAAATCAAACGAAAGAATTTTTTGCTAAATATCCTCAGTTGAAGGGCAGTGGAAATTCATTATGTACGAGTAAATCTGAAGTGCAGGAATATTTAAAAAGTTCACTTGCAGTGATAGCAGAGCGAGTACCAGGTTTAGGTGGTTTTTTCTCGATTAGTGCCTCTGAAAATCCGACGCATTGTTGGTCGCACAATCGGGGTAATCTATGTCCTGACTGCGGACCCAAAGGGGCAGGAAAGGTTATTGCAGAGTTGAATAATTTATATATCGACGCTATTGAAAATGGGTATCGAAAGGCTAAAAAAACACTGGCCAGCCATGCTGAAAGACCACGATTGATTGTTTGGGACTGGGGGTGGCAGGACGGCATCGCGGAAGTTGTATTGCCGAGTCTGAAGAACGAGTCACTGAGTTTTATGAGCGTGAGCGAATGGAGTTTGCCAATTGAAAGAGGAGGAATAAAAAGCCAAGTAGGCGAGTATTCAATAAGCAGTATCGGTCCTGGACCAAGAGCTACAAAGCATTGGAAAATAGCGAAGGAAAACAATATAGCCTGTATGGCAAAAATTCAAGCTAACAATAGCTGGGAAATCGGTGCAATACCGTATATCCCCGCTTTATACAATGTTGGACAACATATTTCAAACTTAAGGAATGCTGGAGTAACGGGATTAATGTTAGGTTGGAGTTTGGGAGGATATCCATCTCCAAACCTCGAATTAGTCGATATGCTCGGCAAAAACAAATCGATGCCCTTCGAGGAAGCAATATTGAAAGTCGCTGAAAATCGTTATGGAGAGTACGGTACTAAAGTCGCTGAAGCTTGGAAGATTTTTAGTATGGCTTTTAGGGAGTTTCCTTACAATATCAGTGTAGTATATACGGCGCCATTACAAGCTGGACCATCCAATCTTCTATGGAAAAACGAAACAAATTACAAAGCGACCATGGTGGGATTGCCTTATGACGATTTGAAGAGCTGGCGAAGTATTTATCCTGAAGATGTTTTTGTAAGCCAACTTCAGAAGGTGTGTGACGGATTTTCAAGTGGGATATTGATTTTGAAATCTGCAACGAAGAACAATAATATTAGCAAATTGATGCAACAAGAGATTAACGTTGCGGAAGCTCTTTATTTGCATTACGCTAGCATCGTTAATCAAGCAAAGTTTATTATGGCTAGAAGGGAGCTTCAATCGTCAAATTCAAATGACGTCAAAGCGAAACTGAAAAACATATTGAAATCGGAAATTGATCTGGCTCTTCGTTTGGCGGAGGTGCAAGGGAGTGATTCTCGTATCGGTTTTGAAGCTTCAAACCACTATTTTTACGTCCCGCAGGATTTATTTGAAAAAGCGCTGAATTGTTCTCAGTTAATTGAGGACTATTCATAGCTTTCGGCGTAATATTACATTGAATGGCGTCATTGATAAAATGACGCTATTTGTTTTAGAGTGTTAAAACTATTTAGTAATTTCAAGAATAAACCTAAGCACTATTTTATGATACCTTCATCAGTGCCATTGTCAGATTTAAGAAATGGAAAGGAAGCTGGACTCACCTTTTACATGTCGAAATATGGGAGTTCGTTACGCTTCTTCGCATATTCAATTGTGAAAGATAAAGGCGCAGCAGAAGAGATTGTTTCGGATAGTTTCTACAAGTTATGGAATGGCAGGGAAAGAACAAAGACGGAGGATAATGTAAGGGCATTCCTTTACCTTTCTACCAGAAATGCTTGTTACGATTATGTGGATTTGAATGTAAATCGTGCGAAACACGATTCTGATGCTCTTGATATGTTAATCCAACCCGACCAGGATTTTGAAGCTCAAATAATCTATAATGAATTATTAAACGCGATTTCAAAGGAATTGGAGAAATTGCCAGCTACGCAAGCAAAAGTCTTTAAGATGTCTTTTTTCGAAGGATTGGAAACTAAAGAAATATGTGATATGCTGGACACGACTCCGAGTACTGTTTACTTTGCTAAATCAAAAGCAATACAAACTTTAAAGGAAATATTTAAAGAGAAAAATCTTAAATATTATAGTCTATTTTTATTTTTTATTTTGAATAAATAGGTTAGTAATTAGTAGCTAGTATTTAGTATTAAGACCTATGGCGGCCAATATCGGTCGCCTTTTTTTAGGGTTGTCTTGAATCAGGAAAGGAAGGATGAAAAAGATAACCATGATCCTGCCAATCCCTAAATCCTTCCTTTCCTGCTTCAAAGACGATACATCCTGCTAATCTTTGCATCCTTCCTTTCCTGGTTCAAGACACAAAAGTCTAATGTCTCATATCTAATATCTAACATCTATAAGACAACTACCACTCAGTTCCCTTTCAAACCCAATACAAACCCAATACAGACCCCAATCAGAGCCGTGCCGAAAGGGCTATACATTAGGTTTAATACACTTTAACAATGGCGCATACCCATAGCAATCCCTTGCGAGCATAAATCGTCGCACGGCAAGCAATCCAAAAAAGTAAAATGCATAGAATTTCCCGCTAGAACAACTCCTGCAGTTCCTTCAGATCTTTGATCATATAATTCACATCGCCGGGTTTCTCGACTTCCAGTGGATTGAAGAAAATAGCTTCAATTCCGGCGTTCTGCGCACCACGAACATCCGCATCGATATTATCACCGATCATGACAGCCTGTTCACGCAGTGCCTGTCCATTTTGTAATGCATGTTCAAAAATCCGGGGGTCCGGTTTGTTGATGCCGATAATCTCGGAGATAACGATGGTATTGAAGTAGGGGGACAGCTTGCTGTGTTCCAGCTTCTTTTCGCAGGCCTCTTTAAAGCCGTTGGAAATTAGGTGAAGGGTATATTTATCCTTTAGATACGCTAAGGTCTCGTGCGCATTAGGGAATAGATTCGTTTTAGTAGGGCAGATGGCGAGGTATTCTTCCTCAAATTCTGTAGGAAACATGCTGGGGTCAACCCCTAACTGGGTAAAGGTGTCCGCAAAACGCAAATAGCGCAAGGTAGGCTTATCTATTTTTCCATGGTGATATAATCCCCAAACGCGGTGGTTATTGATCGTATAAGTTTCGATAAAACTATCGGAAGTTGGGATATTGAAAAGATCATCAAACTTATATTTGAAGTACAAGTCGTGGAGGGTTTCCTCCGCATTTTTATCAAAATCCCAAATGGTATGGTCTAGATCGAAGAATAGATGCTTTTTGTCGTTGAACATATGCAAATATACAGTGCCGCGCTTGGCAACGCAATTTTGATTCTCGCTTTATTGTCATAATGTCTTGGGTATTTCCTATTGAAAGGCTATTTAAGTACATTTGCACGGGAAACATAGCATATGAGAAAAGCCTTATTTCTATTTTACTTTCTGATTTTTTATGCCATCACACAGTTACTGTGGTGGGGTTATATTTTGATTAAATTCGAACCAGAGAGGAAAGGCATGATTATCGGTGAAGGATTGATTTTTATGCTCATTTTTATCTGGGGCGCGTTGAAGCTGAAGAAGCAGGTGAAGCGCGAACATGAGATCAATACCCAGCAACAAAACTTTCTACTTGCTGTGACGCATGAGTTAAAATCGCCATTGGCATCTGTCAAATTATATATTCAAACGATTCTAAAAAGAGAATTGGATAGAGAACAGCAAAAGGTTTTCCTGTCGAATTCGTTGAAAGATATAGAACGCTTGGACGACTTGGTGGAGAATGTATTATTATCTACAAAATTAGAAAATCGTGCTTATCAATTACCAAAAGAGGTATTTGATATGTCGGAACTGGTAGAACAGATCATCGATCGCTTGCAGAAGAATGCTTGCAAAACGCAGGTTATTAAAGCGGATTTGGATGAACATATCAAGCTGAAAGCCGATAAATTTGCTATTACGAACGTTATTACCAACCTTGTCGAGAATGCGGTAAAGTATTCTCCAGCCTGTGGAATGATCTATGTGAAGCTGAAAGAAGAGAGTGGAAATCTGATTTTTTCGGTTGCTGATCATGGTATCGGTATCCCAGACGAGGAAAAAAGACTTATATTTAATAAATTTTATCGAGTGGGCAGTGAAGCAACTCGTAAAACCAAGGGTACAGGTTTGGGGTTATATATTGTGAGGACTGTTTTACAGAAACACAATGCCTCCATCCGGGTGAAAGATAACAAGCCATCCGGTAGTATCTTTGAAGTAACTTTTGAAAATTATGCAAAGTAAACAACGTATACTTTTAGTTGAAGATGAAGAGCATCTATTAGAGGCGATCAAGTTAAACCTAGAGCTTGAGGGCTATCGCGTAACAACGGCAACAGACGGTAAAAAAGCATTGAAAATATTTAAGGAAGAGCGTTTTAACTTAATTATTCTAGATGTGATGATTCCTGAAATCGACGGATTCCAGGTGGCAGAAACTATCCGATTGCAGAATTCTGAAGTTCCTATTATGTTCTTAACGGCTAAGAATAGCAGTGAAGATCGCATTACGGGATTAAAGAAAGGCGCCGATGATTACTTGGTAAAACCTTTCAACTTGGAAGAGCTGATCCTGCGCGTGAGCAACTTGATCCGTAGAGGAATGAAAGGTGATGATCTGAAAGAATTGAACTCTTATACCATCGGGGATAAGACGATTTATTTCAACTCCTTCGAGCTGCACCAAGCTGATGGAACAATCACCTCGCTTACTAAGAAAGAGACGATGTTATTGAAGCTTCTGATCGAGCGTCGTAACGAAGCAGTCTCTCGCGAGCAGATTCTTGAAACGGTTTGGAATTATGATGTTTACCCTTCAACACGTACCATCGATAATTTCATCTTGACCTTTAGGAAGTATTTTGAACCCGATCAAAAGCATCCAATCTATTTCCACTCGATTCGCGGTGTTGGGTATAAGTTTACCGATAACCAGAACTAGGTAAGGATGACCAATAGAGCTAGAAAAATAGTTATCGCAATTGCGATCGCATTTCTCTTGTATGCTGTCTTTGCAAAGCATTATAATATTGCAGTTTATATCTTCGGAGGTATCGCCTACTTGGTATGGAGTTACCTGAAAGAGGGGACTGTATATTTAGCGACGCAAGCATTTCATAAGCAAGATTATGAAAAAACAAAACGCCTTTTAGCGGAGATTAAGAACCCAGATCGACTTCGTAAGGGTCGCAGAAACTTCTACGAGTTTATGATGGGCAATATTTTGTTGAAGGAGGAAAAGATTGAAGAAGCGGAGTATCATTTTCAATTGGCATCGCGTTTGCCTTGGCGTCGCGACCATGAAAAGGGTATGGTGCTTATCAATTTGGCGAGCATCAACTTGCGCAAGAAAGAATACGATAGGGTAGAAGGTTATGTGGACGCGGCAGAGAAGTTGAAGCTGACAGCAAGACAACAGTCTATTCTAGAAAAAATAAAAAACGAAGTAAATAAACATAAATAGTGAACAATTCATTGAAGAACGATCTTTTGATTCGTGCTGCATTATCGCAGCCTACGGAAAGACCTCCTGTGTGGATGATGAGACAGGCAGGCAGATTTATGAAAGAGTATTGGGAAATTAAGAACAAATATTCTTTCCTAGAGATGTGCAAAACGCCTGAAATTGCGGCGGATGTAACCATGTTGCCGATTGATTTGCTAGATGTGGATGCGGCGATTTTATTCTCCGATATCCTAGTGACAGCAGAGGCGATGGGTGGCGACTTGTCTTTCGAGCAAGGTGTGGGTCCAAGATTTTCTAACCCGGTTAGAAATCTGCAGGATGCAGAAAAACTTTCGGTAGATTGTTTAGATCGCTTGCAATATGTTGGCGACGCCATCAAGGTTATCCAACAACGTTTGGACGGCAAAGTGCCATTGATTGGTTTCGCCGGGGCGCCTTTCACTATCTTAAGTTATTTGGTTGAAGGTGGTTCTTCTAAGGATTTCAAATTGACAAAAACCTTGTTGAACAACCAACCTGAGTTGGCACATTACATTTTGCAAAAAATTGCTGATGTGACCATCGAGTATTTAAATATGCAGGTTGACGCAGGCGTAAATGCTTTGCAGTTGTTTGATAGCTGGGCTTTGGCGCTTTCATGGAATGACTATCAAGAGTTTTCGCACAAATACAATAAGTACATTCTTTCTAAATTGAAAAGAACGGTTCCGGTGATTTCTTTCTGTAAAGGAAGTTCTGTTTTTGCGCCATTAATGGCCGAAGCACAACCGGATGTCGTATCAGTAGATTGGAATGCAGACTTATTGAACATTAAAAAATCGCTTCCAGCAGGTATGGCGGTTCAAGGTAACTTAGATCCGTTCGTATTATATGCTGACAAACCGGTGATCAAGAAAAAGATTCTTGATCTATTCGAGCGTATGCGCGGTGAAGACGGCTTTATTTTTAACTTGGGCCACGGTATCATGCCGGATATCCCATTTGATAACGTCAAATTCGCGGTGGAAACGATTAAAGAGTATCGCTATTAATTATCTCCATTTTAGATAGAAAGAGGAGCTGTGTGTATATGCAGCTCCTCTTTGTCTTTATTCCTTACCTTCGCCTGTTATTTATTGGCTGATTAATTGTTATTTTTGAAGATATTATTTTAATATGCTCTATCTATACGCGAAAGCGATACATATAATCTTTGTCGTATGCTGGATGGCGGGTTTGTTCTACATGCCGCGTTTGTTTATCTATCATACCGAGGCGAAATCTAAATCTCCTGTGGAATATCAGGTCTTGCACAAGCAATTTACGATTATGGAAAATAGGCTTTGGTGGGTCATCACGACGCCTGCTATGTATATTACCGTTGTTTCTGCACTTTTGATGCTCTATATCAATCCAGGATTATTGTCGATGGGATGGATGCATATCAAATTGACTTTTGTGGCTGGGTTGATCGCCTACCATTTTATCAGTCAGCAGATGATGTTCAAGTTGCGTGATGAAAAGCTTACCTGGACGTCGAATAAGCTTCGTATGTGGAACGAAGTGTCTACATTGATACTCTTTGCTATTGTATTTTTAGTGGTGCTCAAATCGTCGCTAAATTGGATATTTGGGGTGATGGGCCTATTAGGCTTAAGCATTTTATTGATGATATTGATAAAGCTTTACAAGAAGTACCGAAAGGCGAAGGGTGAAAAAGTCGATTAAAACAGTCATATGAGATATGTACTATTATTTTTTTGCAGTTTACTAGGCCTAAGTTCTGTACAAGCGCAGGATCATAATTGGGCATTTGGATTTTACGGCGATGTGCAGTTGGAAGACCCTTCCTACAACGGCAGTTTTGGTGTTCAGGGAAAGTACGATATCGGAAATTACCAAGCGTTGCAAGCACAGGTGCATGGACGTGGCGATTTTGTTGCGGTAGGCGCAGACTATCTTTTCAACCTGCTGAATAAAGAGAAGTCTAGTTTCAATGTGTTCTTAGGTGGGGGATTTAGCCAAGAATTCTATACCTATGATATGACGGTGATTGAAGGGGAAACACAGCCTGTCCGTACCAAGGATAACTTTTCCGTTGCGAATGGACAAGCTGGTTTGAGTTATTATTTTGCTCCGGTTCAGCTATCGCTTTATGCGGGATACAAATTAAAGTATCAGTTCAAAAACGAAGTGACGGAGCCGAATTATGTAATGTTTGGATTACGCTATCATATCTGGTAACCAAAGCACATATATTTCACTTCGATATATTCGTCTAAGCCGTATTTAGAACCTTCTCTTCCTAATCCTGATTCTTTCACTCCACCGAAAGGTGCTGCGGCATTGGAAATAAGACCTGCATTGATTCCCACCATACCGGCTTCTAATTGCTCCGCGACGCGGAAACAGCGAGTGACATTGTCGCTATAGAAATAGGATGCTAAACCAAACGGTGTATCATTGGCTAATTTTATCACCTCTTTTTCCGTCTTGAACCTGAATAGTGCACAGATGGGGCCGAAAGTTTCTTCTTCTGCAATGATGCTATCATGTGGGACATCTAGCAATACTGTCGGTTCGAAGAAGTTGCCTTTTATGGCTTTTCCACCGGTTGCAATAGTTGCGCCTTTCTCTGTGGCATCTTTCACATGATGTATTACTTTTTCTAAACCTTCAGGATTAATAAGTGGGCCCACTTGCGTGGTTTTCTTCAAGCCATCTCCAACTTCAAGTTTCTTTACCGCTGCCGTCAATTTCTTTGCAAATTCATCATAAACGTCATCTTGCACATAGAATCGATTGATAGAAACGCAGGTTTGTCCGGTATTTCGGAATTTGCCGGCGATAGCACCTTCGACTGCTTTATCGATATCTGCATCGTCAAAGACGATAAATGGCGCATTCCCACCTAATTCCAAAGAGATGCGTTTGATACTAGATGCTGCCTGCGACATCAGCGTTTTACCTACTGCGGTAGATCCGGTAAAGGATATCTTCCGAACAAGCGGATTAGTTGCCATCTCTTCGCCCAAACCACGACTGTCTTTCGACGTGATAACATTGAGGACGCCCTTAGGGACTCCGGCTTCTTCGGCAAGCTTAGCGAACGCAATGGCAGAGAAAGGTGTCTGCGAGGCTGGTTTAAGCACTACGGAGCATCCTGCGGCTAGGGCAGGAGCCACCTTGCGGGTAATCATCGCCAATGGGAAGTTCCATGGGGTTATTGCAGCAACTACACCAACACCTTGCTTAATGGTCTGCATTCTGTTGTTTCCGGCCGTTGAGGGGATTGTTTCGCCATAGGCGCGCTTTGCTTCTTCCGAAAACCACTCGACGAATGAGTTGGCATAATCGACTTCGGTTTGTGATTCCTTGATCGGCTTGCCACTTTCCAGGGTCATGATTTCGGCGAGTTCGTCCCGGCGCTCGTTGATTAGGTCGAAGAGGCGTCGTAGTATTCTCGAACGTTCGCCTACTGCCGTACCGCGCCATGTTAACCAGGCATCATGAGCGGCCTTGATATATTTCTTTGCATCTTTTACCGACAGATCCGGTAGAACGCCTACGGGTTTCTGGGTAGAAGGATTGATGATTTCAAAAGTCTTATCGGCTGTAATAAAGGCACCATTGAAATAGGCCTTCTCTATCAATAGGGTATTTTTCATGATCTCTTTTTCTTAGCAACGTATGAATCAAGGATTTGTTCATATCCGATGCTGATTTGGAATAAAGCTAAA
The DNA window shown above is from Sphingobacterium hotanense and carries:
- a CDS encoding sensor histidine kinase is translated as MRKALFLFYFLIFYAITQLLWWGYILIKFEPERKGMIIGEGLIFMLIFIWGALKLKKQVKREHEINTQQQNFLLAVTHELKSPLASVKLYIQTILKRELDREQQKVFLSNSLKDIERLDDLVENVLLSTKLENRAYQLPKEVFDMSELVEQIIDRLQKNACKTQVIKADLDEHIKLKADKFAITNVITNLVENAVKYSPACGMIYVKLKEESGNLIFSVADHGIGIPDEEKRLIFNKFYRVGSEATRKTKGTGLGLYIVRTVLQKHNASIRVKDNKPSGSIFEVTFENYAK
- a CDS encoding YjjG family noncanonical pyrimidine nucleotidase: MFNDKKHLFFDLDHTIWDFDKNAEETLHDLYFKYKFDDLFNIPTSDSFIETYTINNHRVWGLYHHGKIDKPTLRYLRFADTFTQLGVDPSMFPTEFEEEYLAICPTKTNLFPNAHETLAYLKDKYTLHLISNGFKEACEKKLEHSKLSPYFNTIVISEIIGINKPDPRIFEHALQNGQALREQAVMIGDNIDADVRGAQNAGIEAIFFNPLEVEKPGDVNYMIKDLKELQELF
- the hemE gene encoding uroporphyrinogen decarboxylase, whose amino-acid sequence is MKNDLLIRAALSQPTERPPVWMMRQAGRFMKEYWEIKNKYSFLEMCKTPEIAADVTMLPIDLLDVDAAILFSDILVTAEAMGGDLSFEQGVGPRFSNPVRNLQDAEKLSVDCLDRLQYVGDAIKVIQQRLDGKVPLIGFAGAPFTILSYLVEGGSSKDFKLTKTLLNNQPELAHYILQKIADVTIEYLNMQVDAGVNALQLFDSWALALSWNDYQEFSHKYNKYILSKLKRTVPVISFCKGSSVFAPLMAEAQPDVVSVDWNADLLNIKKSLPAGMAVQGNLDPFVLYADKPVIKKKILDLFERMRGEDGFIFNLGHGIMPDIPFDNVKFAVETIKEYRY
- a CDS encoding CopD family protein, which translates into the protein MLYLYAKAIHIIFVVCWMAGLFYMPRLFIYHTEAKSKSPVEYQVLHKQFTIMENRLWWVITTPAMYITVVSALLMLYINPGLLSMGWMHIKLTFVAGLIAYHFISQQMMFKLRDEKLTWTSNKLRMWNEVSTLILFAIVFLVVLKSSLNWIFGVMGLLGLSILLMILIKLYKKYRKAKGEKVD
- a CDS encoding NAD-dependent succinate-semialdehyde dehydrogenase yields the protein MKNTLLIEKAYFNGAFITADKTFEIINPSTQKPVGVLPDLSVKDAKKYIKAAHDAWLTWRGTAVGERSRILRRLFDLINERRDELAEIMTLESGKPIKESQTEVDYANSFVEWFSEEAKRAYGETIPSTAGNNRMQTIKQGVGVVAAITPWNFPLAMITRKVAPALAAGCSVVLKPASQTPFSAIAFAKLAEEAGVPKGVLNVITSKDSRGLGEEMATNPLVRKISFTGSTAVGKTLMSQAASSIKRISLELGGNAPFIVFDDADIDKAVEGAIAGKFRNTGQTCVSINRFYVQDDVYDEFAKKLTAAVKKLEVGDGLKKTTQVGPLINPEGLEKVIHHVKDATEKGATIATGGKAIKGNFFEPTVLLDVPHDSIIAEEETFGPICALFRFKTEKEVIKLANDTPFGLASYFYSDNVTRCFRVAEQLEAGMVGINAGLISNAAAPFGGVKESGLGREGSKYGLDEYIEVKYMCFGYQI
- a CDS encoding response regulator transcription factor, with amino-acid sequence MQSKQRILLVEDEEHLLEAIKLNLELEGYRVTTATDGKKALKIFKEERFNLIILDVMIPEIDGFQVAETIRLQNSEVPIMFLTAKNSSEDRITGLKKGADDYLVKPFNLEELILRVSNLIRRGMKGDDLKELNSYTIGDKTIYFNSFELHQADGTITSLTKKETMLLKLLIERRNEAVSREQILETVWNYDVYPSTRTIDNFILTFRKYFEPDQKHPIYFHSIRGVGYKFTDNQN
- a CDS encoding RNA polymerase sigma factor, with protein sequence MIPSSVPLSDLRNGKEAGLTFYMSKYGSSLRFFAYSIVKDKGAAEEIVSDSFYKLWNGRERTKTEDNVRAFLYLSTRNACYDYVDLNVNRAKHDSDALDMLIQPDQDFEAQIIYNELLNAISKELEKLPATQAKVFKMSFFEGLETKEICDMLDTTPSTVYFAKSKAIQTLKEIFKEKNLKYYSLFLFFILNK